One genomic window of Procambarus clarkii isolate CNS0578487 chromosome 43, FALCON_Pclarkii_2.0, whole genome shotgun sequence includes the following:
- the LOC138349505 gene encoding cytochrome c oxidase subunit 7A2, mitochondrial-like, which translates to MFYQRNSVTGRLTPTPALKIPSNFRAAAEGPGIIYTHGTVFPKDQPARRGNYSTVPEALLGKMRHFQQHNNIPVHLKGGPIDKVLFGSTLVLCAVGLAGCFQFFYSMAFPKKN; encoded by the exons ATGTTCTACCAGAGGAACTCCGTCACCGGCCGTCTCACGCCCACGCCCGCCCTCAAGATTCCCTCT aattttagggctGCAGCTGAGGGCCCAGGAATCATCTACACCCATGGCACTGTCTTCCCCAAGGACCAGCCTGCTCGCAGGGGCAACTACAGCACTGTTCCCGAAGCCTTGCTAGGAAAGATGCGCCATTTCCAG CAACATAACAACATTCCTGTTCATCTGAAAGGTGGGCCAATAGACAAGGTTTTATTTGGATCAACTCTAGTGCTGTGTGCTGTTGGACTTGCTGGCTGCTTCCAATTTTTCTATAGCATGGCCTTCCCAAAGAAGAATTGA